A part of Solicola gregarius genomic DNA contains:
- a CDS encoding MarR family winged helix-turn-helix transcriptional regulator has protein sequence MTQPRREIASRAPALSSLTGFLLRRAYARTLDFARTSLDDDANMRDVGVLTILDSHGPMSQGAVADRMQTNRTVMVKLAEALESEGYLVRDRNPADRRAYALTITDAGRLRLKELLRELTDAEVILTAHLSAPDHARLNELLRTLVPEDALATFPTLRDHTGYLVSVAHLQLRGDAIDLLKPLGIEPRDFGVMSVIDRDGPCTQQHVADVLGVSAPTVLWAIDDLERNGLVRRARVTSDRRSYDLSLTESGRWCLSDAVELVETVQARMTERLGERGDVELRTLLTSIVGL, from the coding sequence GTGACTCAGCCGCGTCGGGAGATTGCTTCTCGTGCGCCCGCGCTGTCGTCGCTCACCGGGTTCCTGCTGCGGCGCGCGTACGCCCGCACACTGGACTTCGCCCGCACCTCGCTCGACGACGATGCGAACATGCGCGACGTCGGCGTGCTCACGATCCTCGACAGCCACGGGCCGATGTCGCAGGGTGCCGTGGCCGACCGGATGCAGACCAACCGAACCGTCATGGTCAAGCTGGCCGAGGCGCTGGAGTCGGAGGGCTACCTCGTACGCGACCGCAACCCGGCCGACCGGCGCGCGTACGCCCTGACCATCACCGACGCCGGACGGCTTCGGCTGAAGGAGCTCCTGCGCGAGCTGACCGACGCCGAGGTCATCCTCACCGCACATCTGAGCGCGCCGGACCATGCGCGGCTCAACGAGCTGCTCCGGACGCTCGTCCCGGAGGACGCCCTGGCGACGTTCCCGACGCTGCGTGACCACACCGGCTACCTGGTGAGCGTCGCGCACCTCCAGCTGCGCGGCGACGCGATCGACCTGCTGAAGCCGCTGGGTATCGAGCCACGCGACTTCGGCGTCATGTCGGTCATCGACCGCGACGGCCCGTGCACGCAGCAGCACGTCGCCGACGTGCTCGGGGTCAGTGCACCGACGGTGCTCTGGGCGATCGACGATCTCGAGCGCAACGGCCTCGTACGCCGCGCTCGCGTCACGTCCGACCGCCGGTCGTACGACCTGAGCCTCACCGAGTCGGGCCGCTGGTGCCTCTCGGACGCTGTCGAGCTGGTCGAGACGGTGCAGGCGCGGATGACCGAGCGGCTCGGCGAGCGCGGTGACGTCGAGCTTCGTACGCTCCTCACCTCGATCGTCGGCCTCTGA
- a CDS encoding ABC transporter ATP-binding protein: MLLSLLRTHLRPYRSAITVIVVLQFVQTLANLYLPGLNADIIDNGIVKGDTDYILEVGGMMLGVTVLQVVCTIVAVYFGARTAMALGRDLRTAVFARVQTFAAREVAEFGAPTLITRSTNDVQQVQMLVLMTFTFMVAAPIMCVGGIVMALRQDVELSGLIVVIIPVLVISVGLVIARMRPLFRTMQTRLDGINRVLREQIMGIRVIRAFVKEEYEGERFDEANVLYRDVAIATGRLMALMFPIVMLVMNVSSVAVIWFGGHRVASGDLQVGTMTAFLAYLIQILMSVMMATFMFMLVPRAEVAAERISEVLDTEPSISPPDEPVERTLSGGYVDIVDASYAYPGAEEPVLHNVELIARPGETTAIIGSTGSGKSTLLSLIPRLFDATSGEVRVGGVDVRDVRPDDVWAHIGLVPQRPYLFTGTVASNLRYGRTDATDDELWEALDIAQARDFVEAMPEGLDAPIAQGGTNVSGGQRQRLAIARAIVKRPSLYLFDDSFSALDYATDAALRRALASITAGSAVIVVAQRVSTIRAAHRIVVLEEGRVVGTGTHGELMEGCETYREIVLSQLTEEEAA; this comes from the coding sequence GTGCTTCTTTCCCTGCTCCGGACCCACCTGCGTCCGTATCGGTCGGCGATCACCGTGATCGTGGTGCTGCAGTTCGTGCAGACGCTCGCGAACCTCTACCTTCCCGGGCTGAACGCGGACATCATCGACAACGGGATCGTCAAGGGCGACACCGACTACATTCTCGAGGTCGGCGGCATGATGCTCGGCGTCACCGTGCTGCAGGTCGTGTGCACGATCGTCGCGGTCTACTTCGGCGCGCGTACGGCGATGGCCCTTGGCCGCGATCTGCGTACGGCCGTGTTCGCGCGGGTGCAGACGTTCGCGGCCCGCGAGGTCGCCGAGTTCGGCGCGCCGACGCTGATCACGCGGTCCACCAATGACGTCCAGCAGGTCCAGATGCTGGTGCTGATGACGTTCACGTTCATGGTGGCCGCGCCGATCATGTGTGTCGGCGGCATCGTGATGGCGCTTCGCCAGGACGTCGAGCTGTCGGGGCTGATCGTCGTCATCATCCCCGTACTCGTGATCAGCGTCGGCCTCGTCATCGCCCGGATGCGACCGCTGTTCCGCACCATGCAGACCCGCCTCGACGGCATCAACCGCGTGCTGCGCGAGCAGATCATGGGCATCCGGGTGATCCGGGCGTTCGTCAAGGAGGAGTACGAGGGCGAGCGCTTCGACGAGGCGAACGTGCTCTACCGCGACGTCGCGATCGCGACCGGCCGGCTGATGGCGCTGATGTTTCCGATCGTGATGCTGGTGATGAACGTGTCGAGCGTCGCTGTCATCTGGTTCGGAGGACACCGGGTCGCGAGCGGCGACCTCCAGGTCGGCACGATGACGGCGTTCCTGGCGTACCTCATCCAGATCCTGATGTCGGTCATGATGGCGACGTTCATGTTCATGCTCGTCCCACGGGCGGAGGTCGCGGCCGAGCGGATCAGCGAGGTGCTCGACACCGAGCCGAGCATCTCGCCGCCGGACGAGCCCGTCGAGCGGACGCTGTCCGGCGGGTACGTCGACATCGTGGATGCGAGCTACGCGTACCCGGGTGCCGAGGAGCCGGTGCTGCACAACGTCGAGTTGATCGCGCGGCCCGGAGAGACCACGGCGATCATCGGGTCGACCGGCAGCGGGAAGTCGACGCTGCTGAGCCTGATCCCGCGACTGTTCGACGCGACCTCCGGCGAGGTCCGGGTCGGGGGAGTCGACGTACGCGACGTACGTCCCGACGACGTCTGGGCGCACATCGGGCTCGTACCCCAGCGCCCGTACCTCTTCACCGGCACGGTCGCCAGCAACCTGCGCTACGGGCGTACGGACGCGACCGACGACGAGCTCTGGGAGGCGCTCGACATCGCGCAGGCACGCGACTTCGTCGAGGCGATGCCGGAGGGTCTCGACGCGCCGATCGCGCAGGGCGGTACGAACGTCTCCGGCGGCCAGCGACAACGCCTGGCGATCGCGCGGGCGATCGTCAAACGCCCGAGCCTGTACCTGTTCGACGACTCCTTCTCCGCGCTCGACTACGCGACCGACGCCGCGCTGAGAAGGGCGCTCGCAAGCATCACGGCCGGGTCTGCGGTGATCGTGGTCGCCCAGCGGGTGAGCACGATTCGCGCTGCCCACCGCATCGTCGTGCTCGAAGAGGGCCGCGTCGTCGGTACGGGGACGCACGGTGAGCTGATGGAGGGCTGCGAGACGTACCGAGAGATCGTGCTGTCGCAGCTGACGGAGGAGGAGGCAGCGTGA
- the ffh gene encoding signal recognition particle protein codes for MFDTLQDRLQATFKNLRGKGRLSESDIDATAREIRIALLEADVALPVVKEFIAAVKERARGAEVSQALNPAQQVIKIVNEELVGILGGETRRLQFAKRPPTVIMLAGLQGAGKTTLAGKLGRWLKDQGNSPMLVASDLQRPNAVNQLQIVGEQAGVTVFAPEPGNGVGDPVKVARDSIDEARRTLHDVVIVDTAGRLGIDEELMKQAADIRDAVNPDETLFVVDAMIGQDAVTTAQAFLDGVGFSGVVLSKLDGDARGGAALSVASVTGKQVMFASNGEKLTDFDVFHPDRMASRILDLGDMMTLIEQAEKAFDADEAAKAAAKLQGKSGDFTLDDFLQQMQAVRKMGSMSKIFGMLPGMGQFKDQIADFDEREIDRIQAIILSMTPAERDNPKVIDGSRRARISKGSGTQVSDVNSLVDRFFEARKMMQQMAKGGGMPGMPGMPGVGGGKRSKGRQPKKVKSKGRRGSGNPAKRAADQKAAANKQQEAPAESPFGLPAGADKDAATDFELPKELRDLL; via the coding sequence TTGTTCGACACGCTGCAAGACCGGCTGCAGGCCACGTTCAAGAACCTCCGTGGCAAGGGCCGCCTCTCCGAGTCCGATATCGACGCGACCGCGCGCGAGATCAGGATCGCGCTGCTCGAGGCCGACGTCGCCCTCCCCGTGGTCAAGGAGTTCATTGCGGCGGTCAAGGAGCGCGCCCGCGGCGCGGAGGTCAGCCAGGCGCTGAACCCCGCCCAGCAGGTCATCAAGATCGTCAACGAGGAGCTCGTCGGCATCCTCGGCGGTGAGACCCGACGGTTGCAGTTCGCCAAGAGGCCGCCGACGGTCATCATGCTCGCCGGCCTCCAGGGCGCGGGCAAGACCACGCTCGCCGGCAAGCTCGGCCGCTGGCTCAAGGACCAAGGCAACTCTCCGATGCTCGTCGCCTCCGACCTGCAGCGTCCGAACGCCGTCAACCAGCTGCAGATCGTCGGCGAGCAGGCCGGTGTCACGGTGTTCGCGCCGGAGCCGGGCAACGGCGTCGGTGACCCGGTGAAGGTTGCCCGCGACTCGATCGACGAGGCCCGGCGTACGCTCCACGACGTCGTCATCGTCGACACCGCCGGCCGCCTCGGCATCGACGAGGAGCTGATGAAGCAGGCCGCGGACATCCGTGACGCGGTCAACCCCGACGAGACTCTGTTCGTCGTCGACGCGATGATCGGCCAGGACGCCGTCACGACCGCGCAGGCGTTCCTCGACGGCGTCGGCTTCAGCGGAGTCGTCCTCTCCAAGCTCGACGGCGACGCGCGCGGCGGCGCGGCCCTGTCGGTCGCCTCGGTCACCGGCAAGCAGGTGATGTTCGCGTCGAACGGCGAGAAGCTCACCGACTTCGACGTGTTCCACCCCGACCGGATGGCCTCGCGCATCCTCGACCTCGGCGACATGATGACGCTGATCGAGCAGGCCGAGAAGGCGTTCGACGCCGACGAGGCCGCGAAGGCCGCCGCCAAGCTGCAGGGCAAGAGCGGCGACTTCACCCTCGACGACTTCCTGCAGCAGATGCAGGCCGTACGCAAGATGGGCTCGATGTCGAAGATCTTCGGCATGTTGCCCGGTATGGGCCAGTTCAAGGACCAGATCGCCGACTTCGACGAGCGCGAGATCGACCGCATCCAGGCCATCATCTTGTCGATGACCCCCGCCGAGCGGGACAACCCGAAGGTGATCGACGGCTCCCGCCGGGCCCGCATCTCGAAGGGTTCCGGTACGCAGGTCAGCGACGTCAACAGCCTGGTCGACCGGTTCTTCGAGGCCCGCAAGATGATGCAGCAGATGGCCAAGGGCGGCGGCATGCCTGGGATGCCCGGCATGCCGGGCGTCGGCGGGGGCAAGCGCTCCAAGGGGCGCCAGCCGAAGAAGGTCAAGAGCAAGGGGCGCCGCGGGTCCGGCAACCCGGCCAAGCGGGCGGCGGACCAGAAGGCCGCGGCGAACAAGCAGCAGGAGGCGCCCGCAGAGTCACCGTTCGGTCTTCCCGCCGGGGCCGACAAGGACGCCGCGACCGACTTCGAGCTCCCCAAGGAGCTCCGCGACCTGCTCTAG
- a CDS encoding MMPL family transporter, with protein MSVLLYRFGKFAFRRKWIVLPIWILVFLGLGATAAAVSQPMEDDFSMPNLPSERATDIMDEHFPGMSQEFDFDAVTGTYVIAAPEGEKLTDPDNKAAVDDLVANLNKLDIVDHKQPLQNPVDTAEQMGCLGGAEGEQLQQTCSGAPLNVLNEDSPDTVAVLETEFTIAEWQDVTEADRDAAYDAADSARDAGLQVEMSGSLAMEEQAPGGSAELIGMGVALIVMIIAFGALIAAFVPIITAIVGTGMASVMIMLGTSVTSIPSFTTFLASMIGIALSIDYALFIVSRYKHELHVAPTREEAAGRALGTAGSAVVFAGLTVIIALGGLSIVGVRFLTFMGLGGALAAAFAVIVALTLMPAILGMFGKALFKPKLPIVAQHDPEDDTSVTNGMRVARLIGRMPALTLVLGIVVLGALSIPALNLSLGLPGDESMPTDSTIRKAYDIRTDGFGEGSNGVLQVAADLSDVPEDQRKEALDATRTELESHDDMDYVVGPMESKDGAGAVFQGVPKSGPNNQDTKDLVKEVRDAEDGLSSEYGIEYGVTGTTAIYADVDDVMLGSIVPYMALVAGAAFILLIVVFRSVLIPLTAALGFLLSVAATFGATVVIFQEGAFGLIDDPRPIVSFMPIMLIGLVFGLAMDYTVFTVTRMREEYVHGQAPLQAMMRGYHHGARVVVSAAVIMISVFSAFMMEEDVTAKSMGFALAAAVFFDAFIVRMVILPSLLALMGKSAWWMPRWLDRIVPNVDIEGEKITAMTAARSEPEPVVHTGA; from the coding sequence GTGTCGGTCTTGCTCTATCGGTTCGGCAAATTTGCCTTCCGACGCAAATGGATAGTCCTCCCCATCTGGATCCTGGTGTTCCTCGGGCTCGGCGCCACCGCGGCTGCGGTCTCGCAGCCGATGGAGGACGACTTCTCGATGCCCAACCTGCCGTCCGAGCGCGCCACCGACATCATGGACGAGCACTTCCCGGGCATGTCCCAGGAGTTCGACTTCGACGCGGTGACCGGCACGTATGTCATCGCCGCACCCGAGGGTGAGAAGCTCACCGATCCCGACAACAAGGCCGCCGTCGACGACCTGGTCGCGAACCTGAACAAGCTCGACATCGTCGACCACAAGCAGCCGCTGCAGAACCCCGTCGACACCGCGGAGCAGATGGGCTGCCTCGGCGGCGCCGAGGGCGAGCAGCTGCAGCAGACCTGCAGCGGCGCGCCGCTGAACGTGCTCAACGAGGACAGCCCCGACACGGTCGCGGTCCTCGAGACGGAGTTCACGATCGCCGAGTGGCAGGACGTCACCGAGGCCGACCGCGACGCCGCGTACGACGCCGCCGACAGCGCCCGTGACGCCGGCCTCCAGGTGGAGATGAGCGGTTCGCTCGCGATGGAGGAGCAGGCTCCCGGCGGGTCCGCCGAGTTGATCGGCATGGGTGTCGCGCTGATCGTGATGATCATCGCGTTCGGTGCGCTGATCGCGGCGTTCGTACCCATCATCACCGCGATCGTCGGCACCGGCATGGCGTCGGTGATGATCATGCTGGGCACGTCGGTCACCTCGATCCCGAGCTTCACCACGTTCCTCGCGTCGATGATCGGAATCGCGCTGTCGATCGACTATGCGCTCTTCATCGTGTCGCGCTACAAGCACGAGCTGCATGTCGCACCGACGCGTGAGGAGGCGGCCGGGCGCGCACTCGGCACCGCCGGATCGGCGGTCGTCTTCGCCGGCCTCACCGTCATCATCGCGCTCGGTGGCCTTAGCATCGTCGGAGTCAGGTTCCTTACGTTCATGGGTCTCGGCGGCGCACTTGCCGCAGCATTCGCGGTCATCGTGGCGCTGACGCTGATGCCGGCGATCCTCGGCATGTTCGGCAAGGCGTTGTTCAAGCCGAAGCTGCCGATCGTCGCGCAGCACGACCCGGAGGACGACACCTCCGTCACGAACGGCATGCGCGTCGCTCGCCTTATCGGGCGGATGCCGGCACTCACGCTGGTGCTCGGCATCGTCGTACTCGGTGCGCTGTCGATCCCCGCGCTGAACCTCAGCCTGGGCCTGCCGGGCGACGAGAGCATGCCGACGGACTCCACGATTCGCAAGGCGTACGACATCCGCACCGACGGATTCGGCGAGGGCAGCAACGGCGTGCTGCAGGTTGCCGCAGACCTCTCCGACGTACCCGAGGACCAGCGCAAGGAGGCACTCGACGCGACGCGTACCGAGCTCGAGTCGCACGACGACATGGACTACGTCGTCGGCCCGATGGAGAGCAAGGACGGCGCCGGGGCGGTGTTCCAAGGCGTACCGAAGTCCGGGCCGAACAACCAGGACACCAAGGACCTCGTCAAGGAGGTCCGGGATGCCGAGGACGGCCTGAGCTCCGAGTACGGCATCGAGTACGGCGTCACCGGTACGACCGCGATCTATGCCGACGTCGACGACGTGATGCTCGGTTCGATCGTGCCGTACATGGCACTGGTGGCGGGCGCGGCGTTCATCCTGCTGATCGTCGTCTTCCGGTCGGTGCTCATACCGCTGACCGCCGCACTCGGGTTCCTGCTGTCCGTCGCGGCGACGTTCGGGGCGACGGTGGTCATCTTCCAAGAAGGCGCGTTCGGCCTGATCGACGACCCGAGACCGATCGTCAGCTTCATGCCGATCATGCTGATCGGGCTCGTGTTCGGCCTGGCGATGGACTACACCGTCTTCACCGTGACCCGAATGCGGGAGGAGTATGTCCACGGCCAGGCGCCACTCCAGGCGATGATGAGGGGCTATCACCACGGCGCGCGCGTGGTCGTATCGGCCGCGGTCATCATGATCTCGGTCTTCAGCGCCTTCATGATGGAGGAGGACGTCACGGCGAAGTCGATGGGCTTCGCGCTCGCCGCAGCCGTCTTCTTCGATGCGTTCATCGTGCGCATGGTCATCCTGCCGTCGCTGCTCGCCCTGATGGGCAAGTCGGCCTGGTGGATGCCGCGCTGGCTGGACCGGATCGTGCCGAACGTCGACATCGAGGGCGAGAAGATCACCGCGATGACGGCAGCACGGTCCGAGCCCGAGCCGGTGGTACATACCGGCGCCTAG
- a CDS encoding calcium-binding protein gives MRTYSMVIAGAVVVLISGLTSSASAEHSSAGAPTCQGETATIVVEHGDGSTSGTDERDVIVVRPRWQGPEAKVHAGKGDDVICGFGDLHGGPGEDSFANSSDSCVHGGLGDDRSFGGRGQNCMDGGRGADVMHGDAGGDVFSGGLGDDVFYGGPGRDQILERGPRDIRIDLARGVANGRGHDRLYSVRDAGVGPGRNVVVGTAGANLISALGDGDNRFYARGGRDRVFGGSATDRIFTGPGRDFVKSGGGADVVSAGRGDDLLNGGRGADRGDGGPGDDRCVRIEQPRHCEA, from the coding sequence ATGCGTACGTACTCGATGGTCATCGCCGGTGCTGTCGTTGTGCTGATCTCCGGACTGACCTCGTCGGCCTCCGCCGAGCACTCGAGCGCAGGTGCGCCGACCTGCCAGGGCGAGACCGCGACGATCGTCGTCGAGCACGGCGACGGGTCGACGAGCGGCACCGACGAGCGGGACGTGATCGTCGTGCGACCGCGCTGGCAGGGTCCCGAGGCGAAGGTGCACGCCGGGAAGGGCGACGACGTGATCTGCGGGTTCGGCGACCTGCACGGAGGGCCGGGCGAGGACTCGTTCGCGAACTCGTCGGATTCCTGTGTGCACGGTGGTCTGGGCGATGACCGGTCGTTCGGTGGCCGCGGACAGAACTGCATGGACGGCGGCCGGGGCGCCGACGTCATGCACGGCGATGCCGGGGGCGACGTCTTCTCGGGCGGCCTTGGCGACGACGTGTTCTACGGCGGCCCCGGTCGCGACCAGATCCTCGAGCGCGGCCCGCGCGATATCCGGATCGACCTGGCGCGTGGCGTCGCCAACGGTCGCGGGCACGATCGCCTGTACTCGGTACGCGATGCCGGAGTCGGCCCCGGGCGGAACGTGGTGGTCGGTACGGCGGGCGCAAACCTCATCAGCGCGCTCGGCGACGGCGACAATCGCTTCTACGCGCGAGGGGGTCGCGACCGGGTCTTCGGCGGTAGCGCCACGGATCGCATCTTCACGGGGCCGGGCCGCGACTTCGTCAAGAGCGGCGGCGGTGCGGACGTCGTCAGCGCCGGTCGGGGAGACGACCTGCTCAACGGAGGTCGTGGTGCCGACCGTGGCGACGGAGGCCCCGGCGACGATCGGTGCGTACGCATCGAGCAGCCCAGGCACTGCGAGGCCTGA
- a CDS encoding gluconokinase has protein sequence MPERNRTPAPLVVVMGVSAVGKTTVGEKLAARFGVEYADADAFHPQANIDKMSGGVPLTDDDRWPWLAAIGKWLDERTDLGGVVSCSALKRAYRDVLVDAAPSVRFLHLDGDSDVIRARIARRKHHFMPPSLIDSQLATLEPLEPDEPGAAIDLTMTPDAIVDEFLDTTGRSH, from the coding sequence ATGCCAGAACGCAACCGCACGCCCGCGCCGCTCGTCGTCGTGATGGGAGTTTCCGCCGTCGGCAAGACCACGGTTGGAGAGAAGCTCGCCGCGCGGTTCGGTGTCGAGTACGCCGATGCCGACGCATTCCACCCGCAGGCGAACATCGACAAGATGAGCGGCGGCGTACCCCTGACCGACGATGACCGCTGGCCGTGGTTGGCGGCGATCGGGAAGTGGCTGGACGAGCGGACGGATCTCGGTGGAGTGGTGAGCTGCTCCGCGCTCAAACGCGCGTACCGTGACGTTCTCGTCGATGCCGCTCCGTCCGTACGCTTCCTCCATCTCGACGGAGACTCGGACGTGATCCGGGCGCGGATCGCGCGCCGCAAGCACCACTTCATGCCGCCGTCGTTGATCGACTCGCAACTCGCCACGCTCGAACCGCTTGAGCCCGATGAGCCCGGCGCCGCGATCGACCTGACGATGACGCCCGACGCGATCGTGGACGAGTTCTTGGACACAACCGGGCGATCGCACTGA
- a CDS encoding MMPL family transporter, whose translation MHRQIAGVLTGRRTKWIALAIWIIALMVLGPLAGKFTGVQDNETSSWLPESAESTKVLDEFDTFGDPDVVPAVIVYERSDGITAADRQVVEDQMAEIAGIEHVTGEPDGPIPSEDGRALQVIAPVDMGDGGWDTLGEVTPEIREVTGQTGDGLSAYVTGPAGVSGDFADVFDGMDGTLLLAAVSVAVLLLLLTYRSPVLWLLPVVTAGVALISAQGVVYLLANADVFTVNAQSAGILTVLVFGAGTDYALLLVARYREELRRHEDRHVAMALALHRAGPAVFASGTTVLLGMLCLVFAELNSTAGMGPVLAVGVAVGMLAMMSLLPALLVIFGRWVFWPLIPRYGSPDHTADGIWAKLGRTISVRPRATWIGTSLVLGALALGMTQLDAEGLTNEEALIDRPESIVGQEVVAEHFPAGAGQPVYVIANAGQADAVTEAVSTTPGIADVSPGGEAAGRVLISAELDVPGDSAAGRDVVEDVRASVHAVDGADAIVGGDTAVILDTLDAAAKDNVLIIPIVLVVVFVILAVLLRALIAPLVLVGTVVLSFGASMGVCALVFEHVFGFDGADAGFPLFVFVFLVALGIDYNIFLMTGVREESLKYGMRRGALIGLAATGGVITSAGLVLAGTFGAMLTMPMVFMVELGFAVAFGVLLDTIIVRSVLVTALNLDIGRHMWWPSALGEKEDVEETPSEPSEVLVR comes from the coding sequence GTGCACAGGCAGATTGCCGGTGTCCTCACGGGGCGCCGCACCAAGTGGATCGCGCTCGCCATCTGGATCATCGCGTTGATGGTCCTCGGACCACTGGCCGGCAAGTTCACCGGCGTACAGGACAACGAGACGTCGTCCTGGCTGCCGGAGAGCGCCGAGTCGACGAAGGTGCTCGACGAGTTCGACACGTTCGGCGATCCCGACGTCGTACCAGCGGTGATCGTGTACGAGCGGTCCGACGGCATCACGGCCGCGGACCGGCAGGTCGTAGAGGATCAGATGGCCGAGATCGCCGGCATCGAGCATGTGACCGGCGAGCCGGACGGCCCGATTCCGTCCGAGGACGGCCGGGCCCTGCAGGTGATCGCGCCGGTGGACATGGGCGACGGGGGATGGGACACCCTCGGCGAGGTCACACCCGAGATCCGCGAGGTGACGGGCCAGACGGGCGACGGGCTGTCGGCGTACGTCACGGGACCGGCGGGCGTCAGCGGTGACTTCGCGGACGTCTTCGACGGGATGGACGGCACGTTGCTGCTCGCCGCGGTGAGCGTCGCGGTGTTGCTGCTGTTGCTCACGTACCGGAGCCCGGTGCTCTGGCTGCTGCCGGTCGTCACCGCCGGCGTCGCGCTGATCAGTGCGCAAGGCGTGGTCTACCTGCTCGCGAACGCCGACGTGTTCACGGTCAATGCGCAGAGCGCTGGAATCCTTACTGTGTTGGTGTTCGGCGCCGGCACCGACTATGCCCTGCTGCTCGTCGCGCGCTACCGAGAAGAACTCCGTCGACACGAGGACCGCCACGTTGCGATGGCGCTGGCGCTGCATCGCGCCGGTCCGGCGGTGTTCGCCAGCGGTACGACCGTGCTGCTCGGCATGTTGTGCCTGGTGTTCGCGGAGCTCAACTCGACCGCAGGCATGGGGCCGGTGCTCGCCGTCGGAGTCGCGGTCGGGATGCTCGCGATGATGTCGCTGCTGCCGGCGCTGCTCGTGATCTTCGGGCGCTGGGTGTTCTGGCCGCTCATTCCTCGGTACGGATCGCCTGACCACACGGCCGACGGCATCTGGGCCAAGCTCGGGCGCACCATCTCCGTACGCCCGCGCGCCACCTGGATCGGCACCAGCCTGGTCCTCGGCGCGCTTGCTCTGGGCATGACTCAGCTCGACGCCGAGGGCCTCACGAATGAGGAAGCGCTCATCGACCGACCCGAGTCGATCGTCGGCCAAGAGGTCGTCGCGGAGCACTTCCCGGCGGGCGCCGGGCAGCCGGTGTACGTGATCGCGAATGCCGGGCAGGCCGACGCCGTCACCGAGGCCGTTTCGACAACGCCCGGCATCGCCGACGTCTCACCCGGTGGTGAGGCGGCCGGCCGGGTGCTGATCAGCGCCGAGCTCGACGTACCGGGCGACAGCGCGGCGGGGCGCGACGTCGTCGAGGACGTACGTGCCTCCGTGCACGCCGTCGACGGGGCCGACGCGATCGTGGGAGGCGACACGGCGGTCATCCTCGACACGCTCGACGCCGCAGCGAAGGACAACGTGTTGATCATCCCGATCGTGCTGGTCGTCGTCTTCGTCATCCTTGCGGTACTGCTGCGCGCGCTGATCGCGCCTCTGGTGTTGGTCGGCACGGTCGTGCTGTCGTTCGGGGCGTCGATGGGTGTCTGTGCACTGGTGTTCGAGCACGTCTTCGGCTTCGACGGCGCCGACGCAGGCTTCCCGCTGTTCGTCTTCGTGTTCCTTGTCGCGTTGGGGATCGACTACAACATCTTCCTGATGACGGGCGTACGTGAGGAGTCGTTGAAGTACGGCATGCGGCGCGGTGCCTTGATCGGGCTCGCGGCGACCGGGGGTGTCATCACCTCCGCCGGCCTGGTGCTGGCGGGTACGTTCGGCGCGATGCTCACCATGCCGATGGTGTTCATGGTCGAGCTCGGCTTCGCCGTTGCGTTCGGCGTCCTCCTCGACACGATCATCGTCCGGTCGGTGCTCGTCACCGCCCTGAACCTCGACATCGGTCGGCACATGTGGTGGCCGAGCGCATTGGGTGAGAAGGAGGACGTCGAGGAGACGCCGTCCGAGCCGTCCGAGGTCCTCGTCCGCTGA